From a region of the Mycobacterium intracellulare ATCC 13950 genome:
- a CDS encoding TetR/AcrR family transcriptional regulator produces the protein MLSIRNELDVGERILAAAASCVVDFGVDRVTLAEIARRAGVSRPTVYRRWPDTHSVVAALLTRHVTEVMSDAPLLGDDRESLVRQIVTVADLLRQDPLVMSVLHSELATTYITERLGTSQRMLIDALAARLRVAQRHGSVRSGDPVQMATMVLLIAQSTIQSARIVAPMLDADALAAELAHSLNGYLS, from the coding sequence ATGTTGTCAATCCGTAACGAGCTGGATGTCGGGGAGCGGATCCTCGCGGCGGCCGCCAGTTGTGTGGTCGACTTCGGCGTGGACCGGGTGACCCTCGCCGAGATTGCCCGACGCGCGGGAGTCAGCAGGCCGACGGTCTACCGGCGCTGGCCGGACACCCACTCGGTCGTCGCGGCGCTCTTGACCCGGCACGTCACCGAGGTGATGAGCGACGCGCCGCTGCTCGGCGACGACCGGGAATCGCTTGTGCGACAGATCGTTACAGTGGCCGACCTGCTGCGCCAGGACCCGCTGGTGATGTCGGTCCTGCACTCGGAGCTCGCGACCACCTACATCACCGAGCGCCTCGGGACCAGCCAGCGCATGTTGATCGACGCCCTGGCCGCCCGCCTGCGAGTCGCCCAGCGCCACGGCAGCGTCCGCAGCGGCGACCCGGTCCAGATGGCCACCATGGTGTTGCTGATCGCGCAGTCGACCATCCAGTCGGCGCGCATCGTCGCACCGATGCTCGACGCCGACGCGCTGGCCGCCGAGCTGGCCCACTCGCTGAACGGATACCTGTCGTGA